In Citrus sinensis cultivar Valencia sweet orange chromosome 3, DVS_A1.0, whole genome shotgun sequence, the sequence tataaaattaatatatttaaattttaaccctTTGATCGAGTGGTGAGATATGTCTTGAACATCCCTCTTAAAATTTCctctattaattaaaagttgGATACAAATAGTAACTTTCTCTACTAATTTATCAgtggaataattttttttaatatttatgaagataaaaatttagattatagtatatagaaaatttgatttaaatgaTCTCAATAAATACACGATGTCCTTCTAAGTTTacaaacataatttaaaaaaataaactgcaaaagatatatatttataatatataatatatataatttcattcCGTCTCGTTGTCTCCGTTCTCTGTACCTCCACGTGGACTGCCAAATTCGAACCTTGTCAGTGAATGACAGTGAGGACGCTGGATTCTTTCTAAATTGCTGTATGACCTTTACAAGTGATCCAATTACGAGCCTGTCACGCTACTCACGTGAAGCCAAAACATTTGAAAGAGCAGTGACGTTGACATTGGAGTTAAACTCTGCAGTATAATTGGACATTCATTCGTACTTCAAACTAAGGATCTGTCGTTTTAATTTATCCTTTATCCAGAGATGTAATTTCAACGAACACGATGCTTCGCTTACGCAAATCCAACACCGGCCCGTATTTGGGAAAATCCCCGCCATTCCAAGTTCCAACCAAGTGGACGACGCCAATAAATGACCAGATTAGGACCTTGTGTTCTCTCGGAGGGGTAAAGTAGTCATTCGAGcgggaaataaaattaaataataaatttctctcATGCGTGTAAGCTAAGTGAGGTGGTGACAAAAAAGAGTAAAGTAATgcgttttgttttgttttgttttttattcatcAACTCGATACCCAAACCAAACGGAGAGAGAAATAGAAACACAAAAGGATTTTCCAATGGCGCATAGTGAGACGTGAGACGTCGTCGTGTAATCCGTCGAACTTGAttagagagaagaagaagaagatgagcTGGAGAAGAGTGTTGAAGTCCGTGCAGGCAGTGGCGGCACACATCCTTCTCTTAACTTTTACGCTACTGCTTGTTTTGAAGCTCGATCACGTCATCTCTTACTCTTGGTGGTCcgtccttcttcttcttctttttgttcttaaattttatttaagttgaATCGCAATCTTAggttatttcattaaaatgattgaagaaatttattaattattggctTTGTctgattcattattttttttacattttttttgtgaatttagTCTATTGGTTGACACAGTGCAGCTGTGCAAGCGCATACAAaagcttttgtttttaaatttttaataatttgattattattttgtcttcATTGTTGTTCggttaaatgaaataaattttgttgtaGTATGAGAGAGAATAATTTATCGTATATTGTTGGAAAAGAAATTAGCACTTAGCTTAAAATAGTGGTAATgttgaaattaatgaagaagaagGATTGGAATAGAAGTTTTATGGAAAACAGAAGTATGGATTTTACTTTGACTGGGGCTTCTTCACTTAACTAAACTTCTAACTCGATGCTATTATGATCAAGCTAGGTAGATTTCTCGAGCTTGACTGATTGAAAGGCTGTTTTCTTGCCGCATTTATGTGGCTCTTGTGTGTGCTTTACATGAGAGtaacatttattaatatcaacaAATAGAAGCTAGCTTTTGTCTTGTAAGCAACCATGCCTATGGTATTCAGATCATGCCATCATGGGCCTGATGATTAGATCAATTCCTCTTACCCTTCTCATTTCTCTCACTTTTCATGCCGAGGACCCCCGCTTTGGTTGCTTGGTTGGGATAAAACCTTCGCCTCAATAAGCGGTGGCTTTGATATTTTATGGAACCCTGTTTTGTGAGGCATTAACACCAGCCTATTGATTCGGAAACGTATTGGTCAATTGTATTCCTGTTGCTGAATGCTTCACGTTTTACATAAGCAATAATTATATGTCCATTTGgtattttcaaatgaatttcTGAGAAATCAGTGCTAATAATTGTCACTTTCAGTAATTATTGAGGTCGAACTTTTAATTCagaaaaatttcaatcaattGTATTCCTGCAACTGAATGCTTCACATGTTCCGCAAGCAATTACCGTGGATCCATTTTGTATTTCAATACACTTCAGAAAAATaagtataataattttcactttCAGTTGTTGTCATTGTTGTGtattgtaatttgtttttcgataattttgatttctgCATGTTTGTACTCTGCCATGCAGGATAGTATTTTTCCCAGTTTGGATATTTCATGCAGTGGTTGCACGAGGAAGATTCTCTCTACCTGCTCCGTCAGTTCCCCATAATCGTCATGTGAgttcatattttttcttccaaagGTTGAATGTAATTCAAAGGACTCATTGTCGTATATATTTAAATCAGAATCCCATAATTACTGACaaagaattatatttaatgttgaATGTGCAAATCCATGATCAAGCTTtttgaataagatttttctttcttggaCAGTGGGCACCTTGTCATGCCATTGTTGCAACACCATTACTCATTGCATTTGAACTGCTTCTTTGTATATATCTTGAGAGCATTTATGGTATGTGCAAAATCCTTCTactctttatttttgtattgCTGAGTTTTGAGAGTGATTCTCCCTTGTCTCCCTTTATCTGTTGTGTTTCTACTCATACATGGgtgaatttcttcaagaaatACCAAGTTGGCTGAAACTTTAACCTTTTAGTAAAATTCGTGACTGCTGATCAACAAAACATGAATTCATTGCATAAAAAGATCTTATTCCCGTCTGTTGGGCACTTTTAAGGCTTAAAAATGCTGGATACAACCTGATAGTACCTAATACAATCCGTTAGTGGACTAGTCATGCCCATGCAtattgaaaatgttgttttaatGTTTTCTTTCTACACTTTTAACAGAACATGGTTTTGAAGCGGTCAACTTGAAGATTGTCTTTCTTCCCCTGTTGGCATTTGAAATAACTATTCTAATAGACAATTTCAGGTATGTTCTTTAGCTGAGAAATGAATCCAATTTTTTCCTCTTAATGAATTCTGTATACTAGTGACTATTGTCAGATAGATTACGTTCTCTTGGTTTTAGATTACATTCTCTTGTTAATATCAATGTCCCAAGATGTTACACTGAGTTTTCTGTTTAAGCAACTAGTtgttatttctaattttcttttcacatttttgCTGCTGTTAACCAAATGAAGGTGCTTATTGATTAATCCAAAGTTAAGTGTCTTGATATTCATACACTTGTCCCAATTTCCTTTttcgtttatttgaaattgttcTTGTTCCCCTGAGTACCTGGAAATTCCAGGTAGTTCACTGCTGCTTGTACAATAAGTGATGCTTCTTTTGTATATTAGAACTGTTACTCTGTGTCATTAATAGGGGAAAAATGACAGCTGAGCTTGTGGATGTAGATCCTTTTATGTTTTTGAAACTTCTTCTTttacttctttctttctttttctaaaagaattaGTTCCTATCTCTATGTAGACACCTGGTCTACAGATGtatcttgtttctttttgcCTGTACTCctacttttcttcttcttctacttctttctttcttttttaatagaattagtTCATCTCTCTATGTATACACCTGGTCTGCAAATGTATCTCGTTTCTTTTTGCCTatacttctttccttttttttttgtaagtaAAAAAACAAAGGGAAAGACAGAAAGGGTTGTGTTTGTGCATTTTCTTCTGTGTGGATGACTAGACATTCTAGGGATAGGACTGGATAAATACTATTTTCTTTATCAACTTAAGCTTTTGGTCCACCCTGTGAATGTATTGATCTGTTGGtttcttgttttggttttGAAGTGTGAATGTACATAAGCTGATCATTGTAGTATATCTAGCTGACTGATATAATAAATGCTTAAGTTTGAAATGTGCTTTTGTCTGTTTTTTACTTTCTCCCCTAATTGATATCCAGAACTTATGGTCTACTGCTTTGTTGGTAACTCATTGTCTTTAGtccattttaatataatatgataCAGGCTTTGTAATTGAAGACAGTTTCTTTTTCCAGAATGTGTAGGGCTCTTATGCCAGGAGATGAAGAAAGCATGAATGATGAGGCAATATGGGAGGCACTCCCTGTAAGTTCTGTTGAACTAGCCATATCTAATATGGTAGTGAAAATCTCTCACAAATTGGCCTCATGCTTAATAAATtgtttcccaaaaaaaatgtaaaagatcCTCATGATAATTAGATTTTAGACCAATACCAGATTGACAGAAAAATGGCAAAATGCAAGGTGATGAGCTATGTGGAAATTGAATGCTTAAAATAGTTGATTGTTTGGTTGGCTTGAGCCTTGGTTCATAGATTCAGTTACATAGCATAACTGATTTGGAATTCTTATTTGGCCATTTAACTCGCCTAAAAATTACATAGAGTTAGTTCTCTTTTggtgtttgaagatttcattGCTTTGATGTTTGGTACCTCACCTTTCAGAATTTATTCCACAATTGCTATGGGTGGCTTTTCTGGCAATACGTACATATTTAAGTAATTGTCGAGAAAAATGCAGAATAAGTTAATGGCTTTAAGTATGAAATATATTCTCCACATTCTTGTGTCTTCCTCATCATTGTAATTCAAAACagaaatatttgtaattttggaTGTGGATATATCATGTATGTCTATATATGACTGTTATTGAATTTTCTATCTTGTTTGTAGCACTTCTGGGTTGCAATTTCCATGGTCTTCTTTGTGGCAGCTACAGTCTTCACCCTTCTTAAGCTTTGTggtaatttctttaattcccACTAAGTTTTAAATAGGATTGCATATTATGCTTTCTCTTGAGCTTCATTTTGTAGTTGTATGGTTCGTTAAACTGTTGTGTCCTTCACttcaaatttatcttttaaggTTACTTGTGATTGAAAAGTGATTTATAGATTTGCAGAATACTACTTATCAAACTCATAATATGATGCAAAAAAATACTTATCTTTTTTGGAAGTTGGCCAAGTGAATGAGAGTGAActatcaaaaaaatatttctttaatcaACTATTGGTCAAAAAAGTTACTTGAAGATTTGCTATTGGCTGTGAAAGTAGTTGTTTCTTTATTGAGCAACTGCTCTGTGCTTCTAGGAGTTTGTTCCTTCTGTGATGAAATGTTCTAATTTATTTGGGCTATTGGCTTAGGATATTATGTTAGAAGAACAATTGCTAAAGTGTTCATACCTTTGGTTAGTGATTTCTTGAGCCCTTTTCTGTTGTGGCTCAAAGAGATGAGATTGTGAAGGATGAATTATTATCAAATCTGATGTGGTTTAGGCCCAATTATCTCTGAAGTTGGCATGTAAATCACTTTTTGCTCAATTGGTTCATTTTTCATTACTCTATGTTGCTGCAAGTCAGCAAGATCCTTTGTGTGATGGCTAGattgtcatttttcttaataagtATCATCAAGCAGGAAGCCAATAAATGTATCTGTGAAGTTTCATGTGGGCTCTCAAGTGCAAACCTTTattaatgaagataaatttttatcctGTTTTATCACTACTGCTGTTGCATAGTCAGCaacattgaaaagaaaattctccaTTTTAAATGCACTTTACGATGGTGTCAAACCAGAAGTCATTTGGTCCTTTAATTGAAGGAGGCAAGGAGCTCCATGCGATTTGGAACAAATTCATCCTTGAATTGCACATGCCTACTGGAGAACTCCTTACTTAGATCCTAACCCTTATTTGTGCTTGTCCTTGTTTATATTTTCGATGTTTCTTTGGCTTAGTTTGAGTTAAATCTTGCCCCCAGGATTGTGTTCATTCTCAGGGGTGATTTCGTAGGATCCTGAAATTGATCCTGCTATTGTTTTCCCTTGGAACTTTTTGCTAGTCAGACCTATTTGGGTTATCCCTGTAGTAACACTTAACTCTTCTGTCTTAATCAGCAtgatttcatgtcaaattaGATGCTATCTGATAGGATCCTGAAATTGATCctgcttttgttttcctttggAAGTTTTTGCTAGTCAGACCTATTTGGTTTTGGTTATTCCAGTAGTAACACCTAAAACTTAAAGTCAAATGGGGTGATTTCATATCAAAGTAGATGTTATATTTGATTCCATGGAGGAGACACATTCCTAAACATGAATTTTCTGATTCTTTTTGGAGATAATGGAGAGCTactgtctttttctttctttgggAATTTTCTGGGGTTTCAGCTTTGCTATTCATGCTTCATTAGTGATATTCTAGAGGGTCTCTAGGTGCGTCCTTGGTACATGCATGTGTTACTTTTATATCACTATAACTGCCAAATTGACTTTGGATCACTTGATTGATCCACTGTTTACTAATACCTATActcctaaatttttttcattttataatttctgcCATTGTAACTGGTTTATGTTCTTTTATTGTATAACCTTACACAGGTTACGTGGGTGCTCTTGGCTGGTGGGatctatttataaattttgggtACAGTTTTCCTGCTCTTTATGTCAGACTTGATTTATACCTTTGTTGAGTACGGCCTTTAATATCGTAATTTGAGAGGGTATTCATGGTTTTACTAGATCATTAAGTGATGAACGTTAATGTGTAATTGCTGCAGCATTGCAGAATGTTTTGCTTTTCTTGTTTGTACAAAGTGGTCGAATCCTGTAATTCACCGAAGTCCTCAAACAAGACCAGCCACTTCATCATCAGCTATTACATATCTTGACTGGAATAGTGGCTTAGTAGTTTCTGCAGAGGAGGAGCAGAATCCAGATGGAATGTGTGGCCTATCAGACATTGGAGGCCACATTATGAAAGTTCCAGTAATAGGATTTCAAGTTCTTCTTTGTATGCATCTAGAGGTATGTGTACTGTTGATTTGTGATCATTTCTACGGTTtggtttatcttattaatataTCCTTATTTCAGGGAACACCTGCAGGTGCTAGAAATATACCACTTCCTGTCCTTTTCTCTCCGCTTTTCCTGCTGCAGGGTGTTGGTGTTGTCTTTTCTACAACTAGATTAGTTgagaaaattgtaattttactaCGAAGTGGAGCTGGCACAGGgatatattttagaatttcttcaagagctCATGATTGTTTTGGGTTTTTGCACCGTGGCTCTAGGTAATGAATTTTGAGTTACATTGGGTATCAATTTTTAATAGAGAAGATTGTGCACTTATTGAATCATGCTAGGAGttgatattttagaaaaagtaACATTTTCTGCATCGGGCTATTCTTAAAAACAGGCTATTGGGTTGGTGGTCAATTGATGAAGGGAGCCGTGAAGACCAGGCACGACTTGTCCATGAGAACTCCTCTGGGTTAGTATATATCCTGCATTTATCAGGTTTAGGAGATGCACAAATTGcatgggttttgatttttggttttgtttgcGCCCCTATGAGATATGATTACACAATATTTTGAGAGAGGAAGAGATACTAGAACAGCAGCAAACTCTTAAATTTTAGGTAAAAATTTACTCAGTTTTTTGGTAAAGTAGATATGAAAATTGCCACATGCGATTGGTTTCTATTGCACTACATATAATATCGGACAAAAGTTTTATGCTTAAGAATAGTTAAATCTTGACAGCCCTTTGGGATAGCTAATGcaatatagttaattatgaaTGGTGCACCACGTATGGTCAATGAGTAAAGGATTATTCTACATTTCTTGTGTTGTTTAACGGATACACGATCCTTGATCTCATGTTTGAGTTAATTTTGATGTAGCTGCCTAAgtcttattttcattttcatgctttctttaagctaaaaaaatgttttgattATCATGTCTTGGGTTCCAAACTTGTAGATACAACACTTTCTGTGGTTATCCACCTGAAGTAGTGAAGAAAATGCCTAAAAAGGAACTTGCTGAGGAGGTGATTACAATTCCtgctatatattttttttccatattatCTTTTGCTAATTTGGTCTTATCtatgcttttgaattttgccaGAGTGCTAATTTCACTCTGCATCTTCATTCTCTAACATATGTTCAAATAatgctaaaatttttatgattctGTTTCTGCCTGccttacatatatatatatttttggttCTTCAGGTATGGAGACTTCAAGCAGCTCTTGGCCAGCAGTCAGAAATCACGAATTATAGCCGGCAGGAGTTTGAAAGACTTCAAAATGTAATACTCTCAACTTTGATTGTTAGTTTTACTGTATTGGTACATTgcttgaaaataataaataaaggaaGATCTTTGCTCTGGGAGACCGTTCATGAGTGGAATTTGTTTGTGCTCTGTTCATTCCTCGCTGCAATGCGTGcatattttcttattgtatTGTACAGGAAAAAGTGTTATGTAGAGTTTGCTTTGAGGGAGATATTAGTGTCGTCCTGCTTCCATGTAGGCATCGTATCCTTTGCAGGTATGATCATTTAACcctataaaacaaaagttcacattcattaatttttcttcgtTCATTGTCATGCTCATTGCTTGGTAATGTGTGGTGCTGCGCTGCAGCACCTGCTGCGAGAAGTGCAAAAAATGTCCTATTTGCCGTGTTGCCATCGAGGAGCGGTTACCTGTATATGATGTTTAGATTTCCAGACGCCAGCCTTTTCTAAGCACTCCGTCAATTGACTTCAATCAGGGAAAATGCTTTTACAGTTTTCGCTGGAACTTTTAACTCTGTAAATGTTTTTTGTTGATATAAAGAGTTCCCCCCTCCGccttttaatttagttttgttGGTGGAAACTGTAAATATATTGTTATCTTTTGAGAGGTCAAAATGTAGCGTCGCTTTCAGGTTGTAACTTATTGTTTTTTCGAATATTAGCAATGTGGCTGCACTCGGCTGTAGTCTtgacttattattattcccccacccccccctaaatttttaggttcgtatataaatgtaaaagaaaCTTCTTGAATTCCGCATTTGTATTATTTCCCTTCACTGCCTAGATATTTTCCAGAAACTAACGAAGATT encodes:
- the LOC102614956 gene encoding uncharacterized protein LOC102614956 isoform X2 produces the protein MSWRRVLKSVQAVAAHILLLTFTLLLVLKLDHVISYSWWIVFFPVWIFHAVVARGRFSLPAPSVPHNRHWAPCHAIVATPLLIAFELLLCIYLESIYEHGFEAVNLKIVFLPLLAFEITILIDNFRMCRALMPGDEESMNDEAIWEALPHFWVAISMVFFVAATVFTLLKLCGYVGALGWWDLFINFGIAECFAFLVCTKWSNPVIHRSPQTRPATSSSAITYLDWNSGLVVSAEEEQNPDGMCGLSDIGGHIMKVPVIGFQVLLCMHLEGTPAGARNIPLPVLFSPLFLLQGVGVVFSTTRLVEKIVILLRSGAGTGIYFRISSRAHDCFGFLHRGSRLLGWWSIDEGSREDQARLVHENSSGYNTFCGYPPEVVKKMPKKELAEEVWRLQAALGQQSEITNYSRQEFERLQNEKVLCRVCFEGDISVVLLPCRHRILCSTCCEKCKKCPICRVAIEERLPVYDV
- the LOC102614956 gene encoding uncharacterized protein LOC102614956 isoform X1, encoding MSWRRVLKSVQAVAAHILLLTFTLLLVLKLDHVISYSWWIVFFPVWIFHAVVARGRFSLPAPSVPHNRHWAPCHAIVATPLLIAFELLLCIYLESIYEHGFEAVNLKIVFLPLLAFEITILIDNFRMCRALMPGDEESMNDEAIWEALPVSSVELAISNMHFWVAISMVFFVAATVFTLLKLCGYVGALGWWDLFINFGIAECFAFLVCTKWSNPVIHRSPQTRPATSSSAITYLDWNSGLVVSAEEEQNPDGMCGLSDIGGHIMKVPVIGFQVLLCMHLEGTPAGARNIPLPVLFSPLFLLQGVGVVFSTTRLVEKIVILLRSGAGTGIYFRISSRAHDCFGFLHRGSRLLGWWSIDEGSREDQARLVHENSSGYNTFCGYPPEVVKKMPKKELAEEVWRLQAALGQQSEITNYSRQEFERLQNEKVLCRVCFEGDISVVLLPCRHRILCSTCCEKCKKCPICRVAIEERLPVYDV